The Synechococcus sp. UW69 DNA segment CTGACCAAGGATGAGCCGTCTGCTCTCCTCAAGGAGATGTTGGGAATAGATCCGTGTGTTCGGCAGCGGCTGGCGGCGGGGGGCATAGAGAGGGAGGGGTTCATTGAGCTCCCGTTCGCGCAGTGTTGCGCGGACGTCGGGGACCACCCCCGCCTGCTCAAACTCCAGATCCAGCCTTGCGTTATCTCCATTGCTGCTAAACATCAGGCAGGGGTGATCATGCAGAACCCCCCGCAGAAGTTGAAGGGGTTCCAAGGGGGCCAGCTGCCAGCGCCATTGGAGCAACCGGTGATCGAGTTCAGCCCACTCCGTCCAGTCCGCCGGGTTGATCTTTCGGAGCTTGTCCCAGGGCTCAGGGCTCGATGGCATCAGCTGGAGGAGGTCACGCAGCGCTTGCCCTGCTGATCCCTCGAGTCGCACCGCGCCCCCTGGTCGCGTGGCTCCAGCGAACAGCTGTCGGCTCATCCGGTCATGCAGCTCCATCAACCCGGCTTCAGCCTGTGGGCAGGCTTGGCGAAGCTCGTCCCAGTGATGGGGAGTGATCTCAAACGTGAGGGCGTTGCGCATTCGACGGCTCAACTGATCCATCTCCGGGATCAGCAGTTGTCGCGTGCCCAAGTGCCCGTCCCGATGGGCCTGAATCAGCTCTGCAACATCCATCAACCAGAGCTGTGGCCCCTCAGGTGGGGTTGTCCCTTGCCAACAGGGAAGGCGTAGGCCCTGGTTCCGTAAACGGGGCAATTCCAACTGGAGCAGGCGCCGACGCTGGGGGGCCGTCAACACAAGAGCCCCAGCTTCGGGAGCCAGACAAAGCGGTACAAGAAGACCGAGCCACCAACGTTCGCTGCTGCTGGGGGGGAGTTGGACGAGTGTTGTATCGCGACGCCTCAGGCTTCTGGCCACCAACCGGCTCAAGGTCAGGTGGTGGGGCCAATCCGATTCCTCCTGGCGTAGCAGGGTTTTGATCTGATGGTGGGCCTGGGCTTCCAACATCGTCAAACCCTAAGCAGGGCTCCCCCTGTGATTGGTTCATGGCAATCCATCCATCAACATGGCTTTACGACCCTGCAGGAGTGATGGCGGTGCAACCGGGAAGGGTGGGGATCGTTGGCCTTGGATTGATTGGGGGATCCCTCGGTCTCGATCTCCAGGCGCAAGGTTGGACGGTGCAGGGTCTCGTGCATCGTCAGATCACGGCGGATCGTGCCATGGCCCGGAGGCTGGTGGGAACGGTGTCGACGGATCCGCGCTGCCTCGCGGATTGCGATGTGGTGATCCTGGCCTTGCCGATTCCCTTATTGCTGAACCCACCTGAAGAGTTGGTGGCCGCA contains these protein-coding regions:
- a CDS encoding helicase → MLEAQAHHQIKTLLRQEESDWPHHLTLSRLVARSLRRRDTTLVQLPPSSSERWWLGLLVPLCLAPEAGALVLTAPQRRRLLQLELPRLRNQGLRLPCWQGTTPPEGPQLWLMDVAELIQAHRDGHLGTRQLLIPEMDQLSRRMRNALTFEITPHHWDELRQACPQAEAGLMELHDRMSRQLFAGATRPGGAVRLEGSAGQALRDLLQLMPSSPEPWDKLRKINPADWTEWAELDHRLLQWRWQLAPLEPLQLLRGVLHDHPCLMFSSNGDNARLDLEFEQAGVVPDVRATLRERELNEPLPLYAPRRQPLPNTRIYSQHLLEESRRLILGQAGMTILLINDDQLRRQLTSSLAAEFGRRVDHESTAPESNGVVTCSWDWWLEHQEHLPSPAQLIIGMLPLASLDNPLTSARVERMKQQGEDWFRTLLLPEALSLIPAAIAPLRRSGGRLAILDGRLRGRSWGDQVLHRLEPWIPLQRLLPD